One region of Takifugu flavidus isolate HTHZ2018 chromosome 14, ASM371156v2, whole genome shotgun sequence genomic DNA includes:
- the LOC130537573 gene encoding olfactory receptor 8-like produces the protein MFLPRTVSNGSIIIHPPGFYVVGFEVFPHIRFYFIFLAFVYVFTVFFNCLLIYVIVSNRCLHTPKFLAVVNLAVIDIVLNSTAIPSMIRTFLLKDNFFPFNICLLQMFVYYSFMTSESYALAILAYDRLIAICFPLQQNSINTLRSMSCIVAVTWSYSLGIVAFSTGIMTWLSFCKSVTVRSYFCDYAPTFRLACNDYTLHWAVSSTASVVNLVVPFTFILLTYAAILVTLFLMKSVNSRMKALGTCVEHLVLVAIFYIPLFTIFFFGFYVRLIDADQRVLSMSLATCIPPCVNPIVYSLKTKEIKIRAVALIRKSKIKGTKF, from the coding sequence ATGTTTCTGCCGCGGACCGTCTCAAACGGCTCCATCATCATTCACCCTCCAGGCTTCTACGTCGTTGGATTCGAGGTGTTTCCCCACATCCGCTTCTACTTCATCTTCCTGGCGTTTGTCTATGTGTTCACGGTGTTCTTCAACTGTTTGCTGATCTACGTGATCGTCTCTAATCGTTGTTTACACACTCCCAAGTTTTTGGCCGTGGTCAACCTGGCTGTCATCGACATTGTCCTGAACTCCACCGCCATCCCCAGCATGATCAGGACGTTTCTCCTGAAGGACAACTTTTTCCCCTTCAACATCTGCCTCTTGCAGATGTTCGTCTATTACTCCTTTATGACTTCAGAGTCTTATGCGCTGGCGATCCTGGCCTACGACAGGCTGATCGCAATATGcttccctctgcagcagaactccATCAACACCCTGCGGAGCATGTCCTGCATTGTGGCCGTGACCTGGTCTTACTCACTGGGCATCGTAGCGTTCTCAACAGGTATAATGACATGGCTGTCTTTTTGCAAGTCTGTCACAGTGCGCAGCTACTTCTGTGACTATGCGCCGACGTTTCGACTCGCCTGCAACGACTACACGCTGCACTGGGCCGTGTCGTCGACCGCATCCGTCGTGAATCTCGTTGTGCCTTTTACTTTTATCCTGCTGACCTACGCCGCAATCCTGGTCACCCTGTTCTTGATGAAGTCGGTCAACAGCAGGATGAAAGCTCTCGGTACCTGCGTGGAGCATCTTGTCCTGGTTGCTATATTTTATATCCCATTGTTCACTATTTTCTTCTTCGGCTTTTACGTGCGGCTGATCGACGCCGATCAGCGCGTCTTGAGTATGTCTCTGGCCACCTGCATCCCCCCCTGCGTCAACCCCATAGTTTACTCTCTGAAAACCAAGGAGATTAAGATCAGAGCCGTGGCCCTGATTAGAAAAAGCAAAATTAAGGGGACGAAATTTTAA
- the LOC130537570 gene encoding olfactory receptor 8-like gives MFLPRTVSNVSIIIHPPGFYVVGFETFPHIRFYFIFLAFVYVVTVFFNCLLIYVIVSNRCLHTPKFLAVVNLAVIDIVLNSTTIPSMIRTFLLKDNFFPFNICLLQMFVYYSSISIESFALAILAYDRLIAICFPLQQNSINTLRSMSCIVAVTWSYSLGLGAFSTGIMTWLSFCKSVTVRSYFCDYAPTFRLACNDYTLHWALSSTASVVNLVVPFTFILLTYAAILVTLFLMKSVNSRMKALSTCVEHLVLVAIFYIPLFTIFILGFYVRVIDADQRVLSLSLASCIPPCVNPIVYSLKTREIKIRAVALIRKNKIKVMKF, from the coding sequence ATGTTTCTGCCGCGGACCGTCTCAAACGTCTCCATCATCATTCACCCTCCAGGCTTCTACGTCGTTGGATTCGAGACGTTTCCCCACATCCGCTTCTACTTCATCTTCCTGGCGTTTGTCTATGTGGTCACGGTGTTCTTCAACTGTTTGCTGATCTACGTGATCGTCTCTAATCGTTGTTTACACACTCCCAAGTTTTTGGCCGTGGTCAACCTGGCTGTCATCGACATTGTCCTGAACTCCACCACCATCCCCAGCATGATCAGGACGTTTCTCCTGAAGGACAACTTTTTCCCCTTCAACATCTGCCTCTTGCAGATGTTCGTCTATTACTCCTCTATCAGCATAGAGTCTTTTGCGCTGGCGATCCTGGCCTACGACAGGCTGATCGCAATATGcttccctctgcagcagaactccATCAACACCCTGCGGAGCATGTCCTGCATTGTGGCCGTGACCTGGTCTTACTCACTGGGCCTCGGAGCGTTCTCAACAGGTATAATGACATGGCTGTCTTTTTGCAAGTCCGTCACAGTGCGCAGCTACTTCTGTGACTATGCGCCGACGTTTCGACTCGCCTGCAACGACTACACGCTGCACTGGGCCCTGTCGTCGACCGCATCCGTCGTGAATCTCGTTGTGCCTTTTACTTTTATCCTGCTGACCTACGCCGCTATCCTGGTCACCCTGTTCTTGATGAAGTCGGTCAACAGCAGGATGAAAGCTCTCAGTACCTGCGTGGAGCATCTTGTCCTGGTTGCTATATTTTATATCCCATTGTTCACCATTTTCATCCTCGGCTTTTACGTGCGGGTGATCGACGCCGATCAGCGCGTCTTGAGTCTGTCTCTGGCCTCCTGCATCCCCCCCTGCGTCAACCCCATAGTTTACTCTCTGAAAACCAGGGAGATTAAGATCAGAGCCGTGGCCCTgattagaaaaaacaaaattaaggTGATGAAATTTTAA
- the LOC130537590 gene encoding cytochrome c oxidase assembly factor 4 homolog, mitochondrial has product MASPSPHDRSRKDDQDEDDPVDQMISRTGCAELHYAVQECMAEHQDWRVCQKQVQTFKDCMIHFQNARKEQLRKQHPASIQSSPS; this is encoded by the coding sequence ATGGCATCCCCTTCCCCCCACGACCGCAGCCGTAAAGATGATCAGGATGAGGATGACCCCGTGGATCAGATGATATCCCGCACCGGCTGTGCTGAGCTCCATTATGCAGTGCAGGAGTGCATGGCTGAACACCAGGACTGGCGTGTGTGTCAGAAGCAGGTTCAGACTTTCAAAGACTGCATGATACATTTCCAAAATGCCCGGAAAGAACAGCTGAGGAAGCAACACCCAGCCTCAATTCAGTCTTCACCAAGCTGA